A genome region from Coprococcus phoceensis includes the following:
- the truB gene encoding tRNA pseudouridine(55) synthase TruB codes for MVHGVINIRKEKGFTSHDVVAKLRGIIGQKKIGHTGTLDPDATGVLPVCLGKATKLCDMLTDKDKTYKTVLLLGKATDTQDISGTVLSEKAMDGIDNDAVERCIGEFVGEYLQVPPMYSALKVNGKKLYELARAGIEVERKARPVIIYEIRIKEISLPRVRMEVSCSKGTYIRTLCHDIGEKLGCGGCMEELTRTKVSRFTLEDSYTLEEVRQKKEAGLLSEILVPIDEMFGQYEAVTLKRPYEALVCNGNMFFEKHINESKDLIDGEYVRVYSNSGQFIAIYAYQQKQKMFKIVKMFFDKNE; via the coding sequence ATGGTACACGGAGTCATTAATATACGTAAAGAAAAAGGATTTACATCACATGATGTAGTCGCAAAACTAAGGGGAATTATCGGACAGAAAAAAATCGGGCATACCGGTACATTGGATCCGGATGCGACGGGCGTTCTTCCGGTCTGCCTTGGAAAAGCGACAAAATTATGCGATATGCTGACGGATAAGGATAAGACATATAAGACAGTACTTTTACTTGGAAAGGCAACGGACACTCAGGATATATCCGGAACAGTGTTATCCGAAAAAGCGATGGATGGAATTGACAATGATGCCGTAGAAAGATGCATCGGGGAATTTGTAGGAGAATACTTACAGGTACCGCCGATGTATTCTGCGTTAAAAGTCAATGGGAAAAAATTATATGAACTGGCGAGAGCAGGAATTGAGGTTGAGAGAAAAGCTCGTCCGGTTATTATCTACGAGATTCGGATTAAAGAGATTTCGCTTCCGCGCGTGCGGATGGAAGTCTCCTGCTCTAAAGGAACCTATATCCGCACATTGTGCCATGATATCGGAGAGAAACTCGGCTGTGGTGGCTGCATGGAGGAACTCACCCGCACAAAAGTAAGCAGGTTTACTTTGGAAGACAGCTATACATTGGAGGAAGTCAGACAGAAAAAGGAAGCGGGATTACTTTCAGAGATATTAGTTCCAATTGATGAAATGTTTGGGCAGTACGAGGCGGTGACACTTAAACGCCCTTATGAAGCGCTTGTGTGTAATGGGAATATGTTTTTTGAAAAGCATATCAATGAGTCAAAAGATCTGATTGACGGGGAATATGTGAGAGTTTACAGTAATTCCGGACAGTTCAT